The following proteins come from a genomic window of Campylobacter coli 76339:
- a CDS encoding haloacid dehalogenase-like hydrolase domain/phosphoribulokinase domain protein codes for MFNLRKIAEKYKLVMVDIDNTLFNYTFAHKNALEVVMDQYSFTLQEYNLAKIMIEKRNLSANHHKKELYFKIICENKNIHFSKASEMFNLYTSAFIKNLKVDKTMSDFLFYVKKLNKKVIAITNFYFIEQIYKLNCANLISMIDYLVCSEEFELEKPNKALINRALELYKDLIDEEEIVMIGDSVVDNFLGGGYRINYYPYNCSKLLISISGKSGSGKTTLSKAIDEIYESFIISTDGYHKYERHSKMWERITHYNPEANNLLQLAMDIKHIYQDIGNKLHIPIYDHKSGVIIKSNEIKVKDLDIVIIEGLHTLYQEVIGDFVKIKIYIDSDEADNQKINRDSKERNYEYSKIISNIQKREEDYKKYLEKQKDNANFLILIREGIFKIQLKDILLNDYLQKEYIGKYEDLIHTVKDIFSLILQNRWIIEK; via the coding sequence ATGTTTAATTTAAGAAAAATAGCTGAAAAATATAAGCTTGTTATGGTTGATATTGATAATACTTTGTTTAATTACACATTTGCACATAAAAATGCTTTAGAAGTTGTAATGGATCAATATAGTTTTACACTACAAGAGTATAATCTAGCAAAAATAATGATTGAGAAAAGAAATTTATCAGCAAACCATCATAAAAAAGAATTATATTTCAAAATTATTTGCGAGAATAAGAATATTCATTTTTCAAAAGCTAGCGAAATGTTTAATCTTTACACTTCTGCTTTTATAAAAAATTTAAAAGTAGATAAAACAATGTCTGATTTTTTATTTTATGTAAAAAAATTAAACAAAAAAGTTATAGCTATTACTAATTTTTATTTTATAGAGCAAATTTATAAGTTAAATTGCGCAAATCTTATAAGTATGATCGATTATTTAGTATGTTCTGAAGAATTTGAGCTTGAAAAACCAAATAAAGCTCTTATCAACAGAGCCTTGGAGTTATATAAAGATTTGATCGACGAGGAAGAGATTGTAATGATTGGAGACTCTGTTGTAGATAACTTTTTAGGAGGGGGGTATAGGATAAATTACTATCCTTATAATTGCTCTAAATTATTGATTTCTATTTCTGGAAAAAGCGGGAGTGGAAAAACTACTTTAAGTAAGGCTATTGATGAAATATATGAAAGTTTTATTATTAGTACAGACGGCTATCATAAATATGAAAGACATTCTAAAATGTGGGAGAGGATCACGCATTATAATCCAGAAGCAAATAATCTTCTTCAATTGGCTATGGATATAAAACATATTTATCAAGATATTGGAAATAAGTTGCATATACCAATATATGATCATAAAAGTGGAGTGATTATTAAATCTAATGAGATTAAAGTTAAAGATTTGGATATAGTAATTATAGAAGGTTTACATACTTTATATCAAGAGGTAATAGGTGATTTTGTAAAGATAAAAATATATATTGATTCAGATGAAGCAGATAATCAAAAAATCAATAGGGATAGTAAGGAGAGAAACTATGAATATTCAAAAATTATTAGTAATATACAAAAACGAGAAGAGGACTACAAGAAGTATCTCGAAAAACAAAAGGATAACGCTAATTTTTTGATTTTAATTAGAGAGGGTATTTTTAAAATTCAATTAAAAGATATACTATTAAACGATTATTTGCAAAAAGAGTATATTGGTAAATATGAAGATTTAATTCACACTGTCAAAGATATTTTTAGTTTAATTTTACAAAATCGGTGGATAATAGAAAAATGA
- a CDS encoding capsular polysaccharide biosynthesis protein, putative, with translation MINDRERLDSCIKDYQRLCKIFGNILDAPSKGGNISIKDNEYFIIKASGEDLKKEHRISIFKNNVNSFCYYKDYSMDIIKPSMEIKMHWVFKNKYVAHYHPVYILPYLCAKEYNFTNYNVIDFVLPGNDLYEMLSKNYIYEEKGIVLLRNHGVVIYAEQIQDVSELYNQLKNDFFEENDFAYTPDDAVDKTNGELWLFRNAIENIASKKQINLVPLKVNEIYKLLNLPDEKYRKKIIESESLG, from the coding sequence ATGATTAACGATAGAGAAAGACTAGATAGTTGTATTAAAGATTATCAAAGGTTATGTAAGATTTTTGGAAATATTTTAGATGCACCATCAAAGGGTGGAAATATTTCTATTAAAGATAATGAATATTTCATCATTAAAGCTTCGGGTGAAGATTTAAAAAAAGAACATAGGATTTCTATTTTTAAAAATAATGTTAATTCTTTTTGTTATTATAAAGATTATTCTATGGATATTATAAAGCCATCTATGGAAATTAAAATGCATTGGGTATTTAAAAATAAATATGTAGCGCATTATCATCCTGTTTATATTTTACCTTATTTGTGTGCTAAAGAATATAATTTTACAAATTACAATGTGATTGATTTTGTTTTACCTGGAAATGATTTATATGAGATGTTAAGCAAGAATTATATTTATGAAGAAAAAGGTATAGTATTGCTACGAAATCATGGCGTTGTTATTTATGCAGAACAAATTCAAGATGTATCGGAGTTGTATAATCAATTAAAAAATGATTTTTTTGAGGAAAATGATTTTGCATATACTCCAGATGATGCGGTTGATAAGACTAATGGGGAGCTGTGGTTATTTAGAAATGCAATTGAAAATATTGCTTCAAAAAAACAAATCAATTTAGTTCCATTAAAAGTAAATGAAATTTATAAATTATTAAATTTGCCCGATGAAAAATATAGAAAAAAAATTATAGAAAGTGAGAGTTTAGGATGA
- a CDS encoding capsular polysaccharide biosynthesis protein, putative, giving the protein MNIIIPATGIGKRFKEAGYKDLKPFIKVIEDKIILDYVIECFDIQNDTFYFIVQESEKNKFEDFISSRNINARVIIYTGEKLGPAGSLYGVFSQLQDILDEEVIISYCDFGQEWNYKDFLNFIEENQDAQAVIPCYTGYHPHLIPLENVYAACKVYDNTYKVYEVIEKYNSKNKFEEYYSSGIYYFKSLKLATEAIAKQIDAKDMTSGEYYISVTNNYLENVLCYPFIEKFYQFGTPKDFEYAKDKLNSQDVYNEKAKIQNTVILSAGRGERFLNLNFSQPKPFLPLGDSTIIENIINTLKNIETNIICVGAQDHEKYWENISKEVRFVKPNKIGAAYSYKESCGDLKGDVLILPCDLIAKHINEEFKSLQKECEIIIFVTQASRYNIDNPHYFTWVDGKNGKVDAISVKNRSNDTDLVMIGSFYFKENSLLLEYINKIFQEDIKTNSEFYIDNVFELLIKTRKVGYIIVDNYFSFGAPEEYLENKYWYNISNDKRY; this is encoded by the coding sequence ATGAATATTATAATACCTGCGACTGGAATAGGAAAAAGGTTTAAAGAGGCTGGATATAAAGATTTAAAACCTTTTATTAAAGTTATAGAAGATAAGATTATTCTAGATTATGTGATTGAATGTTTTGACATTCAAAATGATACTTTTTATTTTATTGTACAAGAATCTGAAAAAAATAAATTTGAAGATTTTATTTCATCTAGAAATATCAACGCAAGAGTTATTATTTATACTGGGGAAAAATTAGGACCTGCTGGAAGTTTATATGGAGTGTTTTCGCAATTGCAAGATATATTAGATGAGGAAGTTATTATCAGCTATTGTGATTTTGGGCAAGAGTGGAATTATAAAGATTTTTTGAATTTTATAGAAGAAAATCAAGATGCTCAAGCGGTAATCCCTTGCTACACTGGTTATCATCCACACTTGATACCTTTAGAAAATGTGTATGCGGCATGCAAGGTGTATGATAATACTTATAAAGTTTATGAAGTTATAGAAAAATACAACTCTAAAAATAAATTTGAAGAGTATTATTCCTCGGGTATATATTATTTTAAAAGTTTAAAATTAGCCACGGAGGCAATAGCAAAACAAATAGATGCTAAAGATATGACTTCTGGAGAATATTATATTTCCGTGACCAATAATTACTTAGAAAATGTATTATGTTATCCATTCATAGAAAAATTTTATCAATTTGGTACTCCAAAAGATTTTGAATATGCAAAAGATAAATTAAATTCGCAAGATGTCTACAATGAAAAAGCAAAAATACAAAATACTGTTATATTATCTGCGGGTAGAGGGGAAAGATTTTTAAATCTTAACTTTAGTCAACCAAAACCATTTTTACCTCTTGGCGATTCGACTATTATAGAAAATATAATTAATACTTTAAAAAATATTGAGACTAATATCATATGTGTTGGTGCACAAGATCATGAAAAATATTGGGAAAATATATCCAAAGAGGTAAGATTTGTCAAGCCAAATAAAATTGGTGCGGCGTATTCTTATAAAGAGTCTTGTGGAGATTTAAAAGGTGATGTGTTGATTCTTCCTTGTGATTTAATTGCGAAACATATTAATGAGGAATTTAAAAGCTTACAAAAAGAATGCGAAATTATTATATTTGTTACGCAAGCTTCTAGGTATAATATAGATAATCCACATTATTTTACTTGGGTAGATGGAAAAAATGGTAAGGTAGATGCTATATCTGTTAAAAATAGGTCAAATGATACAGACTTAGTAATGATAGGAAGTTTTTATTTTAAAGAAAATTCTTTATTGCTAGAATATATAAATAAAATATTTCAAGAAGATATAAAAACTAATAGTGAATTCTATATAGATAATGTGTTTGAATTATTAATCAAAACACGTAAGGTGGGTTATATAATTGTTGATAATTATTTTTCTTTTGGAGCTCCAGAAGAGTATTTGGAAAATAAATATTGGTATAATATTTCTAATGACAAAAGATATTAA
- a CDS encoding Capsular polysaccharide biosynthesis/export periplasmic protein WcbA; Capsular polysaccharide export system protein KpsC has product MEYHTTSKKLIKNLKDFYKITLYKTYKNINKEDVFVGWGRKNSGLKAMALAKKYNAKFMLFEDGFLRSLNLGVENSPSFSIVKDDVGIYYDASTFSRLENILNTYEFSSKELEQTKKAIELIKREKLSKYNNNFCIPQELFGVNEERVLIITQVENDTSLRFGLASDFSTQDIINDALEENPKAKIYIKIHPDVLSGKKQSDFSMQDLPNRCVILKENYNPIELLSHFKKVYTKTSGMGFEALMQGCECACYGMPFYAGWGLTQDRLDCKRRVKKRSLEEVFYAAYILYSEYFNPYLNQKSDIFDTIFTLARYKRIEQVNSHTLYFLGFTLWKRWFMKPFFKAKNNKIIFLNSLKELYNIKLNSKDKIFIWGKKYDKALLAKDFNNEIFLVEDGFLRSVFLGSDLTRPFSLIVDSKGLYVDPNHPSDLEELLQNHEFDDSLRQRAKKLITTITQNKFSKYNGLKHEKLNFNTNKKIILIPAQVEDDASMILGGAGFDTLKLLQSVRAANKDAFIVFKSHPDVLSGNRKGLKDKGIILKYCDEIIENVSIDSAINACDEVHTITSTSGFDALLRGKKVVVYGKPFYAGWGLTQDLHRISRRTRMLNLEELVAGVLILYPRYIHPKSKNLCEVELALDIMLALQRDYFSKRWLKILIDFRIFMLRKLRRIYEFFIKR; this is encoded by the coding sequence ATGGAATATCATACCACTTCAAAAAAACTTATAAAAAATCTTAAAGATTTTTACAAGATAACCCTATATAAAACCTATAAAAACATAAATAAAGAAGATGTTTTTGTAGGCTGGGGTAGAAAAAATTCAGGTTTAAAAGCTATGGCTCTAGCTAAAAAATATAATGCTAAATTTATGCTTTTCGAAGATGGTTTTTTACGCTCATTAAATTTAGGTGTAGAAAATAGTCCGAGTTTTTCTATAGTTAAAGATGATGTGGGGATTTATTATGATGCGAGCACTTTTTCAAGGCTTGAAAATATTTTAAATACCTATGAATTTAGCTCTAAAGAACTAGAGCAGACAAAAAAAGCTATAGAGCTTATTAAAAGAGAAAAGCTTAGTAAATACAATAACAATTTTTGCATACCTCAAGAGCTTTTTGGTGTCAATGAAGAACGTGTTTTGATTATTACCCAAGTAGAAAATGACACTTCACTTCGATTTGGTTTAGCGAGTGATTTTTCGACCCAAGATATCATAAATGACGCTCTAGAGGAAAATCCAAAAGCTAAAATTTATATTAAAATCCATCCTGATGTACTAAGCGGTAAAAAACAAAGTGATTTTAGCATGCAAGATTTACCTAATAGATGTGTGATTTTAAAAGAAAATTATAATCCCATAGAGTTATTAAGCCATTTTAAAAAAGTCTATACTAAGACTTCAGGCATGGGTTTTGAAGCTTTGATGCAAGGGTGTGAATGTGCGTGTTATGGTATGCCTTTTTATGCAGGATGGGGGCTAACTCAAGATAGGCTAGATTGTAAAAGAAGGGTTAAAAAAAGATCTTTAGAGGAAGTTTTTTATGCTGCTTATATCCTATACAGTGAGTATTTTAATCCCTACTTAAATCAAAAAAGTGATATTTTTGATACTATTTTTACCCTAGCAAGATACAAAAGGATAGAGCAGGTAAATTCTCATACTTTGTATTTTTTAGGTTTTACTTTGTGGAAGCGTTGGTTTATGAAGCCATTTTTCAAAGCCAAAAACAATAAAATCATTTTTTTAAACTCACTTAAAGAGCTTTATAACATCAAGCTAAATTCTAAAGATAAAATTTTCATTTGGGGCAAAAAGTATGATAAAGCTTTATTAGCTAAAGATTTTAATAATGAAATTTTTTTAGTCGAAGATGGCTTTTTGCGCTCGGTTTTTTTAGGTTCAGACCTTACGCGCCCTTTTTCTTTGATAGTAGATAGCAAAGGTTTGTATGTAGATCCTAATCATCCTAGTGATTTAGAAGAACTTTTACAAAATCATGAATTTGATGATAGTTTAAGACAAAGAGCCAAAAAACTCATTACTACCATAACACAAAATAAATTTTCAAAATACAACGGCCTAAAGCATGAAAAACTTAACTTTAATACCAATAAAAAAATCATCCTTATTCCTGCTCAAGTAGAAGATGATGCTTCGATGATTTTAGGTGGAGCAGGTTTTGATACCTTAAAACTTTTACAAAGTGTAAGAGCTGCAAATAAAGACGCTTTTATCGTTTTTAAATCTCATCCCGATGTTTTAAGTGGAAATCGCAAGGGTTTAAAAGATAAGGGTATTATTTTAAAATACTGCGATGAAATCATAGAAAATGTCAGTATAGACAGTGCGATAAATGCGTGTGATGAAGTACATACCATCACTTCTACTAGTGGTTTTGATGCTCTTTTGCGGGGTAAGAAAGTAGTGGTTTATGGAAAGCCTTTTTATGCAGGTTGGGGATTGACTCAGGATTTGCACAGAATTTCAAGACGCACAAGGATGCTCAACTTGGAAGAGCTTGTTGCGGGGGTTTTGATCCTTTATCCAAGATATATTCATCCAAAGAGTAAAAATTTATGTGAAGTTGAGCTTGCTTTAGATATAATGTTAGCTTTGCAAAGGGATTATTTTTCAAAAAGATGGCTAAAAATTTTAATTGATTTTAGAATTTTCATGCTCAGAAAGTTAAGAAGAATATATGAATTTTTTATAAAAAGATGA
- a CDS encoding Capsular polysaccharide export system protein KpsS, producing MRFSDKIKKEFSGKNILLLQGPVGTFFHRLALKMRKNETKIFKLNFNGGDFFFYPSGKRCKCDKKDLENFYENFFKEKKIDAIVMYNDCRLIHAKAIKVARELGIGIWIFEEGYLRPYCITFEKDGVNANSSLPRDKNFYLSCSISTQESIKEIPGGFKFMAFSAFLYWLFSFLLAPFFNNKLHHRTLFPFEFLFWFRSLYRKYLYKFTEKKLNQKIYSLEKKYFLAILQVYNDTQIKHHYKKSIEEFIEETILSFANHARAKSYLIFKHHPMDRGYRNYSKLIDELSQKYHVEGRIFYVHDTYLPTLLKNALGCITINSTVGLSAILEGCPTKVCGDAFYNFEGLAYPKKLQFFWREAHAYKPNPSLVINFKNYLLSTNQFNGNFYKNSFLG from the coding sequence ATGAGATTTAGCGATAAAATTAAAAAAGAATTTAGTGGTAAAAATATCTTATTGTTGCAAGGGCCTGTAGGAACTTTTTTTCACCGTCTTGCTTTAAAAATGAGAAAAAATGAAACCAAAATTTTCAAGCTTAATTTTAACGGGGGAGATTTCTTTTTTTATCCGAGTGGGAAAAGATGTAAATGTGATAAAAAAGATCTTGAAAATTTTTATGAAAATTTTTTCAAAGAGAAAAAAATAGATGCCATTGTGATGTATAATGATTGCCGTTTGATTCATGCAAAAGCTATCAAAGTAGCTAGGGAACTTGGTATCGGCATTTGGATTTTTGAAGAGGGGTATTTAAGGCCTTATTGTATTACTTTTGAAAAAGATGGGGTTAATGCAAATTCTTCTTTGCCTCGTGATAAAAATTTCTACCTTTCTTGCAGTATTTCTACACAAGAAAGCATAAAAGAAATTCCAGGTGGTTTTAAATTTATGGCCTTTAGTGCTTTTTTGTATTGGCTTTTTTCTTTTCTCCTGGCACCTTTTTTTAACAACAAGCTTCATCATCGCACCTTGTTTCCTTTTGAATTTTTATTTTGGTTTAGATCTTTATATAGAAAATATCTTTATAAATTCACAGAAAAAAAACTCAATCAAAAAATTTACAGCCTTGAAAAAAAGTACTTTTTGGCTATTTTGCAAGTTTATAATGATACGCAAATTAAACACCATTATAAAAAAAGTATAGAAGAATTTATAGAAGAAACCATCCTTTCTTTTGCAAATCATGCAAGAGCAAAGTCTTATCTTATCTTTAAGCATCATCCTATGGATAGGGGATATAGAAATTATTCTAAACTCATAGATGAGCTAAGTCAAAAATATCATGTAGAAGGAAGAATTTTCTATGTGCACGATACTTATTTGCCTACTCTTTTAAAAAATGCTTTAGGCTGCATTACGATCAATTCTACAGTGGGTTTAAGCGCTATTTTAGAGGGTTGTCCTACTAAGGTTTGCGGGGATGCGTTTTACAATTTTGAAGGTCTAGCTTATCCAAAAAAACTTCAATTTTTTTGGCGTGAAGCTCATGCTTATAAACCCAATCCTAGCTTGGTTATAAATTTTAAAAACTATCTCTTAAGTACAAATCAGTTCAATGGTAATTTTTACAAAAATTCGTTTTTAGGTTGA
- a CDS encoding Probable integral membrane protein Cj1412c has protein sequence MDREVFYIAGYDPKSYRFYYDLFKKNLKDYSHRFDFKVEISGIEKSGNFPSFKIDHKDTQTRYHFLTWNDIVKKNWSQSYKDALLDCYSFFRIYTITGLFLKFGKESIYQLITGYYPFFYVLFSLLLSLCLALGGFVFLQNHIPSFLAIIIGIFLGFLFNHFLFKLGRKLAVFWIARICAFCATWKEKRLGAMEQRIKLFADEILKSLKRSENKQDYELILVAHSVGTIVCIEVLEYILKQNLDKAVLDKLKILTLGECIPLTSYQKNADDFRKKLEFVSIFDLKWYDYTSIIDGACFPQVDFFRTSGVQANFTPPFLSAKFHTLYEKNEYKKIKRDKNKAHFLYLYSPHIKGSYDFFAFIVAPKFLEEKVKI, from the coding sequence ATGGATAGAGAAGTATTTTATATAGCGGGTTACGACCCTAAGAGTTATAGATTTTATTATGATTTATTTAAAAAAAATTTAAAAGATTATTCTCATAGATTTGATTTTAAAGTAGAGATAAGCGGGATTGAAAAGAGTGGAAATTTTCCTTCTTTTAAGATTGACCATAAAGATACTCAAACGCGCTATCATTTTTTAACTTGGAATGATATTGTCAAAAAAAATTGGTCTCAAAGCTACAAAGATGCTTTGTTAGATTGCTATAGTTTTTTTAGAATTTATACTATCACAGGACTTTTTCTTAAATTTGGTAAAGAGTCGATTTATCAGCTCATCACGGGTTATTATCCTTTCTTTTATGTTCTTTTTTCTTTGCTACTATCCTTATGTTTGGCTTTGGGGGGTTTTGTTTTTTTGCAAAATCATATCCCTTCTTTTTTAGCTATTATTATAGGCATATTTCTAGGATTTTTATTCAATCATTTTTTATTCAAGCTAGGTAGAAAATTGGCTGTATTTTGGATAGCAAGGATATGTGCTTTTTGTGCTACTTGGAAAGAAAAAAGATTGGGTGCTATGGAGCAAAGAATAAAGCTTTTTGCAGATGAAATTCTAAAGTCTTTAAAGCGAAGTGAAAACAAACAAGATTATGAACTCATCTTGGTAGCTCATAGTGTTGGAACTATAGTTTGTATAGAAGTTTTAGAATATATTTTAAAACAAAATTTAGATAAAGCAGTATTAGATAAATTAAAAATTCTTACGCTAGGAGAATGCATCCCTTTAACAAGCTATCAAAAAAATGCAGACGATTTTAGAAAAAAACTTGAATTTGTTTCTATATTTGATTTAAAATGGTATGATTACACCTCGATAATCGATGGGGCGTGTTTTCCACAAGTGGATTTTTTCCGTACAAGCGGGGTGCAGGCTAACTTTACCCCACCGTTTTTAAGTGCTAAATTTCATACTTTGTATGAAAAAAATGAATATAAAAAAATTAAAAGAGATAAAAATAAAGCACATTTTTTATATCTTTATAGCCCCCATATTAAAGGGAGTTATGATTTTTTTGCTTTCATCGTAGCGCCTAAATTTTTAGAAGAAAAGGTAAAGATATGA
- a CDS encoding Cytochrome P450 family protein, translating into MSQCPFFPKPYKNKASTLLTFLLKRRSWLDGLYERSYKMQTGYVKMPNFDLYVINDTKEVKRMMVDEVKEFPKSAFLHELLSPLLGESIFTTNGEVWKKQRELLRPSFEMTRISKVFNLMSEAVEDMMKRFEKYPNGSIIEVDEAMTFITADVIFRTIMSSKLDEEQGKKILDAFVTFQEQSVHTAMRRMFRFPKWLSYVLGDRKRAKAGDVIRQVLSDIIKPRYDAVSSGKAQSFEDILGSLLLVVDAQTNQRFSFEEILDQVAMLFLAGHETTASSLTWTLYLLSLYPDEQEKAYKEIIQVLQGENIQISHLRQFKYLTNIFKESLRLYPPVGFFAREAKKDTKIRDKMVKKGSGVVVAPWLIHRHESFWNNPHEFKPSRFESEYKKDAYLPFGAGERICIGQGFAMQEAILILASILRKYKLELEEGFVPDVVGRLTVRSANGMNIKFTKRES; encoded by the coding sequence ATGAGTCAATGTCCATTTTTCCCAAAACCCTATAAAAATAAAGCTTCAACGCTTTTAACTTTTTTATTAAAGCGTAGATCATGGCTTGATGGCCTTTATGAGCGTAGTTATAAAATGCAAACAGGTTATGTAAAAATGCCAAATTTTGATCTTTATGTGATCAATGATACCAAAGAAGTTAAAAGAATGATGGTTGATGAGGTTAAAGAATTTCCAAAAAGCGCATTTTTACATGAACTTTTAAGTCCTCTTTTGGGAGAGAGTATTTTTACAACAAATGGTGAAGTTTGGAAAAAGCAACGCGAACTTTTACGCCCTAGTTTTGAAATGACTCGCATTTCAAAGGTCTTTAATCTCATGAGTGAAGCTGTAGAAGATATGATGAAGCGTTTTGAAAAATATCCTAATGGTTCTATTATCGAAGTGGATGAAGCTATGACTTTCATCACTGCTGATGTAATTTTTCGTACTATTATGTCTTCTAAATTAGATGAAGAGCAAGGAAAAAAAATTCTAGATGCTTTTGTGACTTTTCAAGAGCAAAGCGTACATACAGCCATGCGTCGTATGTTCCGCTTTCCTAAATGGCTTTCTTATGTGTTGGGTGATCGTAAGCGTGCTAAAGCAGGTGATGTGATTAGACAAGTTTTAAGCGATATTATAAAGCCAAGATATGATGCGGTGAGTAGTGGAAAAGCACAAAGTTTTGAGGATATTTTAGGATCTTTACTTTTAGTAGTAGATGCGCAGACCAATCAACGCTTTTCTTTTGAAGAAATTCTAGATCAAGTGGCTATGCTTTTCTTAGCAGGACATGAAACAACGGCAAGTTCTTTAACATGGACTCTTTATCTGCTTAGCCTTTATCCTGATGAACAAGAAAAAGCTTATAAAGAAATCATTCAGGTGCTACAAGGTGAAAATATACAAATTTCACATCTAAGACAGTTTAAATACCTGACCAATATCTTTAAAGAGTCTCTAAGACTTTATCCACCTGTAGGTTTTTTTGCAAGAGAAGCAAAAAAAGACACAAAAATAAGAGATAAGATGGTTAAAAAAGGTTCGGGTGTGGTTGTGGCACCTTGGCTGATACACAGACATGAAAGCTTTTGGAATAATCCGCATGAATTTAAACCTTCTCGTTTTGAAAGCGAGTATAAAAAGGATGCTTATTTACCTTTTGGAGCAGGAGAAAGAATTTGTATAGGGCAGGGTTTTGCGATGCAAGAAGCCATTTTGATTTTAGCCAGTATTTTAAGAAAATATAAATTAGAACTTGAAGAAGGTTTTGTTCCAGATGTAGTGGGTCGTTTAACGGTGCGTTCTGCAAATGGAATGAATATAAAATTTACTAAAAGGGAATCATGA
- a CDS encoding membrane protein, which produces MKRTKARIRANFRNRIERNLKGNLKEKLAGTILLCAIVPLAICGYLLIVIVGTFFNTARARQGVRALDHFVNASLFNGYAWESVSSHAWRERNRKKWAKVVIKITDFFQKDHCKRANKREQPVVDFILSRNLDKQTIGKR; this is translated from the coding sequence ATGAAAAGAACCAAAGCAAGAATCCGTGCAAATTTTCGCAATCGCATTGAGCGTAATTTAAAAGGAAATTTAAAAGAAAAATTAGCAGGGACAATCTTGCTTTGTGCTATAGTACCTTTGGCAATTTGTGGATATTTGCTCATAGTGATAGTGGGAACTTTTTTTAATACAGCCAGAGCAAGGCAGGGTGTTAGAGCCTTAGATCATTTCGTAAATGCAAGTTTGTTTAATGGCTATGCTTGGGAAAGTGTATCTTCACATGCGTGGCGTGAAAGAAATAGGAAAAAATGGGCAAAAGTAGTGATTAAAATCACAGATTTTTTTCAAAAAGATCATTGTAAAAGGGCCAATAAAAGAGAACAGCCTGTGGTTGATTTTATACTTTCAAGAAATTTAGATAAGCAAACTATAGGAAAAAGGTAA
- a CDS encoding Holo-[acyl-carrier protein] synthase, with product MRIGCDIVAISRIDTIYQKHGNAFLDKFLNKNEQKLIKSSSTLAGFWAAKEAVSKALGVGISKECGFLDIEILKDSKNAPHLKLASHVLENFKINSTSLSISHDNGFAIAVVALD from the coding sequence ATGCGTATAGGTTGCGATATAGTTGCCATTTCTAGGATAGATACAATCTATCAAAAACATGGCAACGCCTTTCTTGATAAATTTCTTAACAAAAACGAGCAAAAATTGATAAAATCTAGCTCAACCCTAGCAGGTTTTTGGGCTGCAAAAGAAGCAGTTAGTAAAGCTTTGGGCGTGGGAATTTCGAAAGAATGTGGCTTTTTGGATATAGAAATTTTAAAAGATAGCAAAAATGCTCCTCATTTAAAACTTGCTTCTCATGTATTAGAAAATTTTAAAATCAACTCCACTTCTCTTAGCATCTCGCACGATAATGGTTTTGCTATTGCCGTAGTTGCTTTAGACTAA
- a CDS encoding Flagellar biosynthesis protein FliL produces MDEELENGEEKKKKGGSLVIIIVILLFVLLLSIMGVIAWLISSSSSDESEVKAAPKEEVKADKAKVTAPAQRGSDFANIGPMYPLDPFTLNLLSDSGSRYVKCTIELEQNTELLKPELDKKVAVIRDIIIRTLTAKTFEEVSTQKGKERLKDELVGKINEILTDGFIKNVYFTDFVVS; encoded by the coding sequence ATGGATGAAGAATTAGAAAATGGCGAAGAAAAAAAGAAAAAAGGTGGTTCTCTTGTTATCATTATAGTAATTTTACTTTTTGTTCTACTCCTTAGCATTATGGGTGTAATTGCATGGCTTATTTCAAGTAGCTCAAGTGATGAAAGTGAAGTCAAAGCAGCTCCAAAAGAAGAAGTAAAAGCAGATAAGGCTAAAGTGACAGCACCGGCACAACGCGGGAGTGATTTTGCAAATATAGGACCTATGTATCCTCTTGATCCTTTTACTTTAAATTTGCTTAGTGATAGTGGCTCAAGATATGTAAAATGTACTATAGAACTAGAACAAAATACAGAGCTTTTAAAACCTGAACTTGATAAAAAAGTAGCAGTAATTCGCGATATCATTATCCGTACCTTAACTGCAAAAACCTTTGAAGAGGTAAGTACGCAAAAAGGCAAAGAAAGACTCAAAGACGAGCTTGTCGGAAAAATCAATGAAATTCTTACCGATGGCTTCATCAAAAATGTTTATTTTACCGACTTTGTAGTTTCTTAA